The genomic stretch CCGGCTCGGTCGCGACCACGACCGCGTGGATCTCGTCGCGCAGCGCCTCGAGCTCGAGGCCGGTGCCGCGCCCGGCCGACGGTGAGTCGACCAGCTCGAGCCCGAGCTGCTCGGTGACCGCGCGCACCCACCGGAGCTCGCCGCGCAGGTGCAGGGCCGATCCCACGAAGACGATCGTGATGATCACCAGCATCAGGGCCGTGAGCCCCCAGCCCTGGACGAACGCGGACATCGCGCCTGCATGATAGTGCATCCGCGCGGGCGCCGCGCCCGGGTCGCCGCCGCGATCGTGGCCGCGGCCGGCCACGGCGGCGCCGCGGCCGTGCGATGACGTCGCCATGACCGTCGCCGATCCCGCCACGACCCACTTCGACGAGCTGATCATCGGCGCGGGCATGGCCGGGCTGACGGTCGCGAGCCTGCTGGCCGCCGACGGTCGCAAGGTGCTGGTGGTCGAGGCCCACGACACGCCCGGCGGCTACGCGCACACCTTCGCGATGGGCGCGTACCGGTTCTGCGCCCAGGTCCACTACATCTGGAACTGCGGCGAGGGCGAGCCGGTGCACGAGCTGCTGCGCCGGCTCGGCCTGGCCGAGACGGTCCGGTTCCACCGCCTCGACCCCGAGGGCTTCGACCACGTCGTCGTCGCCGGCGATCGCTACCGCATCCCCAACGGCCTCGAGAAGTACCGCGACCGCCTGCTGCGGCGGCACCCCGAGGCGGTCACGCCGCTGCGCCGCTACTTCGAGATCATCATGGGCCTCGGCCGCGAGCTCGATCGGCTGCCGCCCAAGATCGGCTGGCGCGAGCTGGTCACCGCGCCGGTGCGGTTCCCGTACCTGCTGCGGCACCAGCGGTGGACGCTGCAGCGCCTCTACGATCACCTGGCGATGCCGCCGCGGCTGCAGGCGGTGCTGGCCGGCCAGGCCGGCGACTACCTGTTGCCGCCGGCCGAGGTGTCGCTCGTGCTGCACGTCGCGCTGGTGCGCAGCTACGACCGCGGCGCGTACTACCCCGAGCATCACTTCCAGCACCTGATCGGCAGCATCGCCGACTCGATCAGCGCGCGGCCCGGCTGTCACGTCGAGCTCGAGACGCCGATCACCCGCATCGAGGTCGCGGGCGGCAAGGTCACCGGCGTGATCGCCGCCGACGGCCGCCGCTTCACCGCCGACCGCTACGTCTCCAACGTCGATCCGCAGCGGACCGTCGCGATGATCGGCCCCCACCACCTGCCGACCGACTACGTGCGCCGCCTGACCTACGCCTACTCGTCGGGCACGTTCACGCTGTACCTGGGCGTACGCGGCCTCGACCTGCGCGACCACGGTTTCGGCTCGTGGAACGTGTGGCACTACCCCGACGACGATCTCAACGCCCAGTACCGCCGGCAGCTGGTCGACGGCAACTGCGACGATCCGTGGCTGTTCATGTCGACGCCGACGCTCCACACCGACGCGCCCGGCCTGTGCCCGCCCGGCGACCAGATCCTCGAGGTGGCGACCAGCGCGCCCTATGCGCGCTGGGCCGAGCTGCGCGCGCGCGACCGCCGGCGCTACAACGCCGAGAAGAAGCGCATCCGCGATCACCTGCTGGCGCTGGTCGAGGAGCGCTACGTCCCCGGCCTGCGCGAGCACCTGGTCATGCGGGTCATGGGCACGCCCGCCACCAACGCCCGGTTCTGCGGCGCGCCCGAGGGCAACGCCTACGGCGCCGCGCTGACCCCGCGCCAGGTCGTGCAGGCTCGCGTGCCGACCGAGACCCCGCTGGCCAACCTGTGGCTCGCCAACGCCACCGCGGGCTTCCCCAGCGTCGCCGGGACCGTCAAGGTCGGGATGGATCTGCACCGCCGCCTGGCGCGGTGACGCCGGAGCCGGAACCGGAACCGGAACCGGAGCCGGCGTCGGAACCGGAACCGGTGCCGGAGCCGGTGCCGGAGCCGGTGTCGGAGCCGGACCGGAGCCGGAGCCGGTGTCGGAACCGGAACCCGAGCCCGAGCCGGAGCGGAACCGGAACCGGAGCCGGTGTCGGAACCGGAACCGGAGCCGGTGTCGGAACCGGAACCCGAGCCCGAGCCGGAGCCGGAACCGGAGCCGGAACCGGAGCCGGAACCGGAGCCGGTGTCGGAACCCGAGCCGGTGCCGGAGCCCGAGCCGGAGCCGGAGCCGGTGTGGACTCTGGGGCCCTACGGCGCCGGCACGCCGGCGTCGGGCTCGGCGTCGGGCGCGGGCAGCGGCGTCATCGACGGCAGGCTCAGGGTGTAGCGCTGGGCCTTGGGGTTGGCCGGCAACGTGACGCCCTTGCAGACCGCGGCGAGCTTGTCGAGGTTGGCCTGGACGCGATCCATGAGCTGGCGGTCCATCAGGCTGCCGGTGATCGGGATCGCGCACACGCTGTAGCTGCCGGGCATGAGCTCGTCGAAGGTCGGGAACGTCGCCGTGCCCAGCCAGATCTCCATGCCGGCGGCGCCGCCGGTCGCGGCGCCGTTGGAGGCCAGGAACGCGTCCATCAACTGCTTGCCGTTGGTGGCCGCGAACGCGCCGCGCATCAGCAGCAGCCACGCGGCGTTGACGGTGGCGCCGGGCTCGGCCTCGACCTTGACGGTCAGCGCGACGTCGCCGGCCGGGATGTCGATCGACGCGTCGGTCGGCCGGCCCTCGATCACCGTCACGGTGCGCGACGCGCTGACCGCCGACATCATCGACGTCTGCATCGCCTGGACCGAGGTCGGGCCCTCGGGCACCTTGTCGAGCACGAACTTGCCGTCGGCGCCGCTCTGCACGAACACCGCCTGACCGCTCGAGCCGATCGGCGCGGCGTTGACCGTGGCGCCGCTGACCGGCTGGCCCTTGCGGGTGACGGTGCCGACCAGCGAGCCGTAGCCGCGCACGGTCAGCTTCAGGTCGGTGACGTCGACGGCGCCGCGCGGGACCTCCATCGACAGGCTGCGGCCGCGGCTGGCGTGCTCGGCGATGATCAGACCGCCGTCCTTGGAGATGCCGCGCACGGCGAAGGCGCCGTCGGCGTCGGTGGTCGCGCTGCGGATGCCGGCCTGGCCCGAGGCGTCGGGATCGGCGGCGATGGTCTTGCCGTCGCCGAAGAGCATCTTGCCGACCAGCACCCGCGCGCCCTCGACCGGGGCGCCCTTGCCGTCGACCACGCGGCCGGTGACCTTGCGCCCGGCGGTGACGGTGATCGCGCCGACGTCGGTGATCTCGCCGTCGGTCACCACCAGGTCGCCCTTCACGAGCTCGGCGAAGTCGGGGCCGGTGACGCGCAGATCGAACCGGCCCGGGTTCATGCCGCCGAGCTCGAAGCGCCCGTCGCGGGTG from Myxococcales bacterium encodes the following:
- a CDS encoding NAD(P)/FAD-dependent oxidoreductase; the encoded protein is MTVADPATTHFDELIIGAGMAGLTVASLLAADGRKVLVVEAHDTPGGYAHTFAMGAYRFCAQVHYIWNCGEGEPVHELLRRLGLAETVRFHRLDPEGFDHVVVAGDRYRIPNGLEKYRDRLLRRHPEAVTPLRRYFEIIMGLGRELDRLPPKIGWRELVTAPVRFPYLLRHQRWTLQRLYDHLAMPPRLQAVLAGQAGDYLLPPAEVSLVLHVALVRSYDRGAYYPEHHFQHLIGSIADSISARPGCHVELETPITRIEVAGGKVTGVIAADGRRFTADRYVSNVDPQRTVAMIGPHHLPTDYVRRLTYAYSSGTFTLYLGVRGLDLRDHGFGSWNVWHYPDDDLNAQYRRQLVDGNCDDPWLFMSTPTLHTDAPGLCPPGDQILEVATSAPYARWAELRARDRRRYNAEKKRIRDHLLALVEERYVPGLREHLVMRVMGTPATNARFCGAPEGNAYGAALTPRQVVQARVPTETPLANLWLANATAGFPSVAGTVKVGMDLHRRLAR